tataactcatactctgattctacacaaaaaacctgcctaaagcacgtgctaacttaagcatcggagtctctttcaagcaccaccaccctccggtgacgaaggatcagcagcacttcCCACTCTTTCAGGTCGGTCACAACATCACCGACCTGCACAAAAGATCTCGTCTGAGATCGACCTTCAGTTTTAGGTACCCTCAGAAcattggcgctgttgccggggaacctgaaAGTCATCCCATCACTATGGCAGACGACCATGACAGCGATCACAACTCTGGTTTGGTGGACAGAACGCCAAATAAGAATACGAACGCTACCTCCAAAGGCACACCTCAAAAAGGGGAGGATAAGTAACCTCCAAACACGGAAATTTTGGAAGCTATTCGTGAACAACAGAATTGCCTTAAACCACTTGAACAAGAGGCTGAACATTAGCGGGAAGCTGAAAGAGACCTCCGAAGGGAAACAAGATGGCGTCAAATGCTAGAGGACAAGCTCCTACTCGATCCAATCACGAAGGTAGCCTCCACAAGCACCAAGATCCATTCActaaagagatcatgaaagccAAAGTCCTAAAGAACTTCAAAGCTCCTGACATGACCCCCTATGACGGTATGTCTGATCTAAGCCATCATCTCAACAATTTCAGAAATCGGATGTATCTGACggatgcctcagatgcaatccgttgtaaagctttcccgaccactttgACCATGACGGCAATAAAGTGGTTCGACAGTTTGCCTCCAAGGTCAGTAACAAGCTTTGATGACCTCGCCAAGAAATTCTTAGCTAGATTTTccatccagaaagacaaagccaAGCATGCTCCAAGCTTACTAGGAAttaagcaaggagatcgggaaagcCTCCGCAGTTACATGGAGAGATTTAACAAGGCATGTCTGGACATGCAAAGTCTTCCAACAGAAGCCACTCCATATCTAAAAAGTACCCAACATCTCTCAACGAGGTTCAAGAGCGGGCGGAAAAATACATTAATGTGGAGGAGGAGAAACCTCAAAGAATGGATTCTCCTACCCACCCcgggacaaggataaagagtctAGGAAGAAAGAAGACCAACCCATTGAGAAACCTAGAaaataccacaactacacccctctcTGGGTGTTCCTTGTGGATGTCTACCGAGAGGTATGcaacactgagaagatcccaccGCCTCGCCCGATTAAACACAAAAGAGGAGGAAGTCAAACAGAGTATTACGAATACCACCGAATCTACAGACATTCTACCAACGAGTGCTTcgacctaaagaatgtcatagaaaaattggcACGAGAAGGGCGACTAGATCGGTTCTTAGCTAATAAAGTGGATGAACcgagaaagagaagaaggcacgaagaggtcggacgagttgaacgcCCACCTCACACCCCTGAGAGACATGTTCATATGACAAATGGACGATTCGCGGGAGGAGGGATCTCTAAATCATTTCGCAAAAGACACcttaaagaagtatatcatgtcgaAGAAGGGGATAGGTCACCCAACCTCCCCACTATTACCTTTACCCAAGAAGACGCAACAGGCATCATCCCGGGGCATGAtgatcccatggtcattacCATCATACTTGCCAATGCTAATCTCCACCGAACGTTGGTAGAACAAGGAAGCTCTGCAGATATCTTATTCAAACCCGCCATCGACAAGCTCGCTCTACAAGAAAAAGAGCTCAGAGCGTATCCAAACAGCTTGTTCGGACTCGGAAATGCCCCAATTCAAACCCTAGGATACGTCTCACTGcatacaacctttggaaagggaaCCCGATCAAGGATGCTAAAcatagactacatcgtagtcAACGTGAGCTCATCATATAACGCCCTAATAGGACGGACAACCCTGAACCATCTTGCCACAATAGTCTCCACTCCACATCTGTGTATGAAGTTTCCAACTTCAGAAGGGATCGCCACAATAAAAGGAGACTAGAGGCTTACGCGACGCTGTTACAATGAAAGTCTGAACCTTAAAGGAAACCCCAGAGGAGAGGAAGTCAACACCATCGAACTCGGGGGAGTTCGAGCTCGTGAAGAACTtcgcccaaaacctaaaggtgAGACCGAAGAAGTTCAGATCGGGGATGCCCGGGATAAAATAACAAACCTTGGGGAAACCTTAAAGGGCTACCTAAAGGAGTTATTGACACAGTTCCTAAAGGATAATGCcgatctctttgcatggaaggccaCAGACATGCCCGGCATAGATCCCGAGCTAATGTGCCATAAACTGTGGAAGCTTGGCCCATAAAGATCCCAAGCTGCGCAAGAATAGGTACAAGCCTTACTcgaggcagggttcataagagaGGTCGAGTACCCATTGTAGCTAGCCAATGTTGTCTTGGTAAAAATGTCAAATAGAAAGTGACGGATGTGTACCGATTACACCGACCTCATTAAAGCCTGCACAAAAGATCCCTACCCGCTCCCAGATATAGACACTCTAGTGGATGTCTCTTCCGGATACAAATACCTCTCTTTTATGGATGCTTATTTAGGATACAACCAAATTCCAATGTatccacccgaccaagaaaagactcCGTTCTTAACCCCAAAAGTGAACTACTACTATATAGTTATGCACTTTGGACTCAAAAACACAGGAGCtacatatcaaaggttgatgaataaggTTTTCGCCGATCACATCGGAAAACTAATAGAGGTCTCTGTAGatgacatgctagtaaagacacaaagcaaggaATCGTTGTTATCCGACCTTACCAAAGTATTCGACACCATAAGAAGGCATGGAATGCGACTCAACCCCGTAAAGTGCACCTTCACggtagaagctggcaaattcttggACTTCATTCTCACCCAAAGAGGAATTGAGGCAAACCCAGATAAATGCCAAGccatactcaatatgaaaagtcTGACCTGcatcaaagaggtacaacagcTCAACGGAAGACTAGCAGCCTTATCCAGATTCTTAGTTGGATCAGCtttaagatctctccccttctatgaAACATTAAGGAAAGGGTAAAAGCTTGAATGGACCCCAGAATGTGAACAAGCCTACCAAgatttcaagaaatttttaggacaaccacccattcttaccCGACGACGGAAAGGCGAGGaactcatattatacctcgccgtaggaagtcgggcaatagctTCAGCGCTAGTTAGAGAAGACGGAAGTGGCCAACGACCCATTTATTGCATCAATAAAGTTCTACAAGGAGTtgaactaaactatcaaaagataaaaaagttCGCCTATGCCCTCATACTCACTTCTCAACGATTTTgcccatactttcaagctcacactatcagagtacggaccaaccagcccataaaaggcatcttacagaaaacaaacttagctggaagaatcctacaatagGCAGTCGAGTTATCTAAATTCGACCTCTAATATGAAGCTCAGACAGCTATCAAGTCTTAGTATTTGACCGACTTCATCCCAGAGTACACCGACACCCCAGGCGCCCCTACAAAGTGGAGCCTTTACGTGGATGGCTCCTTAAACAAAACTGGGAGTGGCACATATGTTATTTTAGAGAATgatcagggaacccaaatcgatCTATCATTAAAGTTTGAATTCCccgcc
The genomic region above belongs to Arachis stenosperma cultivar V10309 chromosome 5, arast.V10309.gnm1.PFL2, whole genome shotgun sequence and contains:
- the LOC130980961 gene encoding uncharacterized protein LOC130980961 translates to MASNARGQAPTRSNHEGSLHKHQDPFTKEIMKAKVLKNFKAPDMTPYDGMSDLSHHLNNFRNRMYLTDASDAIRCKAFPTTLTMTAIKWFDSLPPRSVTSFDDLAKKFLARFSIQKDKAKHAPSLLGIKQGDRESLRSYMERFNKACLDMQSLPTEATPYLKRETSKNGFSYPPRDKDKESRKKEDQPIEKPRKYHNYTPLWVFLVDVYREVCNTEKIPPPRPIKHKRGGSQTEYYEYHRIYRHSTNECFDLKNVIEKLAREGRLDRFLANKVDEPRKRRRHEEVGRVERPPHTPERHVHMTNGRFAGGGISKSFRKRHLKEVYHVEEGDRSPNLPTITFTQEDATGIIPGHDDPMVITIILANANLHRTLVEQGSSADILFKPAIDKLALQEKELRAYPNSLFGLGNAPIQTLGYVSLHTTFGKGTRSRMLNIDYIVVNVSSSYNALIGRTTLNHLATIVSTPHLCMKFPTSEGIATIKGD